From a single Carassius carassius chromosome 8, fCarCar2.1, whole genome shotgun sequence genomic region:
- the LOC132145445 gene encoding collagen alpha-2(VIII) chain-like, with protein MLTVLCVLLTLGNHVLGGGYAPMPQMKYVQPMMKGPVGPPFREGKGQYLEFPPVMDVKGEPGPQGKPGPRGPPGPPGLPGKPGIGKPGLNGQTGPSGPPGFPGIGKPGLPGLPGKIGPKGPPGLNGEVGPRGEVGLRGLPGQPGPPGPAGLSLNGKPGLPGTRGPPGSRGDPGPIGGRGIPGEQGPKGENGNGNTGPTGPRGATGPQGPPGPPGVNGLGKPGIDGLPGQVGPKGDKGLPGVQGFPGEAGPPGLQGQPGAVGVGKPGLDGVPGNPGPIGPKGDVGPRGTPGFPGPPGYGKPGLLGQKGDRGPGGLQGAPGDKGEPGMDGLPGDTGPAGQPGLPGPQGPMGLPGKHGMPGLKGENGPQGPPGLPGFRGDQGPSGLSGKPGLPGDKGLPGLNGATGKPGPKGEPGHIGLPGNPGLIGGQGPKGENGLTGPPGPRGNSGIPGLPGPTGHMGPQGVPGMKGDQGPPGPQGFGKPGDKGMSGPQGPPGKPGPPGLNGMQGPPGPPGPPGPPGPPNGDINQLAVQGPNIVGESIPKPSGEKPSFGQAELSASVAPAFTAILTTPFPPSGMPIKFDRTLYNGQNAYNPATGIFTSPLPGVYYFAYHVHVKGTSLWVALYKNNVPATYTYDEYKKGYMDQASGSAVLELKENDQVWVQMPSDQANGLYSTEYIHSSFSGFLLCPT; from the exons ATGCTGACCGTGCTCTGTGTCCTGCTAACGCTGGGGAATCATGTCCTGGGGGGAGGTTACGCTCCCATGCCTCAGATGAAATATGTGCAGCCCATGATGAAGGGGCCTGTTGGGCCACCCTTCAGAGAAGGCAAGGGCCAGTATCTTG agtttCCACCTGTGATGGACGTTAAAGGAGAGCCAGGTCCTCAAGGGAAGCCAGGACCAAGGGGACCACCTGGGCCTCCTGGATTACCAGGGAAACCAGGTATAGGAAAACCTGGTCTCAATGGTCAAACAGGTCCTTCAGGGCCTCCAGGATTTCCTGGGATTGGAAAACCAGGACTACCGGGGTTACCAGGAAAAATAGGACCTAAAGGACCTCCTGGACTCAATGGTGAGGTTGGACCTCGTGGAGAGGTGGGTCTACGTGGACTTCCAGGTCAGCCAGGACCACCTGGACCAGCAGGTCTATCGTTGAATGGCAAACCAGGGTTACCTGGGACTAGAGGCCCGCCAGGGTCAAGAGGTGACCCGGGACCTATAGGTGGACGTGGTATTCCTGGTGAACAAGGACCTAAAGGTGAAAATGGCAATGGAAATACAGGTCCAACAGGTCCCAGGGGAGCCACTGGCCCTCAAGGACCTCCAGGTCCTCCAGGTGTTAATGGGTTGGGTAAACCAGGGATTGATGGGCTGCCTGGACAAGTAGGGCCAAAAGGAGATAAAGGACTTCCAGGAGTTCAAGGTTTCCCAGGGGAAGCTGGTCCTCCTGGACTACAAGGTCAGCCGGGGGCAGTTGGTGTGGGAAAACCTGGACTTGATGGTGTTCCAGGTAACCCAGGCCCAATAGGTCCAAAAGGTGATGTTGGCCCCAGAGGAACTCCTGGGTTTCCTGGCCCCCCTGGCTATGGTAAACCAGGACTTTTAGGACAGAAAGGAGATAGAGGTCCTGGTGGATTACAAGGAGCCCCTGGTGACAAAGGAGAACCTGGGATGGATGGTCTACCAGGAGATACAGGGCCAGCTGGACAGCCAGGGCTTCCAGGTCCACAAGGTCCTATGGGTCTTCCAGGAAAACATGGGATGCCTGGTCTAAAAGGAGAGAATGGCCCACAAGGACCTCCGGGCTTGCCAGGGTTTAGAGGAGATCAGGGTCCCAGTGGGCTCTCAGGAAAGCCTGGCCTGCCAGGGGATAAGGGCCTTCCTGGTCTCAATGGAGCCACAGGCAAACCTGGACCTAAAGGTGAACCGGGTCACATTGGACTGCCAGGTAATCCTGGTTTGATTGGGGGACAAGGTCCAAAGGGTGAAAATGGGTTAACAGGACCCCCTGGGCCACGTGGCAATTCAGGAATCCCTGGACTCCCAGGTCCTACTGGTCATATGGGACCTCAGGGTGTTCCAGGGATGAAAGGCGATCAAGGTCCACCAGGGCCCCAAGGATTTGGAAAGCCTGGAGATAAAGGTATGTCCGGTCCACAAGGACCTCCAGGAAAACCTGGCCCTCCTGGACTTAATGGTATGCAGGGCCCTCCAGGTCCACCTGGACCTCCTGGGCCTCCTGGCCCTCCAAATGGTGATATAAATCAGTTAGCGGTTCAAGGACCAAATATTGTAGGAGAATCCATTCCAAAGCCAAGTGGTGAGAAACCTTCTTTTGGTCAGGCTGAGCTCTCTGCCTCTGTGGCTCCTGCTTTTACTGCCATTTTGACAACACCATTTCCACCATCTGGAATGCCGATCAAATTTGACAGAACTCTATATAATGGGCAAAATGCTTACAACCCTGCCACAGGCATCTTCACAAGCCCACTGCCTGGAGTCTACTATTTTGCTTATCACGTACATGTAAAGGGAACCAGCCTGTGGGTGGCACTGTACAAAAACAATGTGCCAGCCACATACACCTATGATGAATACAAAAAGGGGTATATGGACCAGGCATCAGGTAGTGCGGTACTGGAGCTGAAAGAGAATGACCAGGTTTGGGTGCAAATGCCCTCTGACCAAGCAAATGGGCTCTACTCCACTGAATACATCCATTCGTCCTTCTCAGGGTTCCTCCTGTGCCCCACATAA